The window CCAGAGCGGCGGTGCCGACCAGTTCGGCCGCCGCCTTGGCGGTCAGCGGCGTACGGGGTGGGGTGGCGCCCGGTGCGAGCCGCGATTCACCGGCCGCCATGACGGACTCCGCGGCGGACTCGTGGGTGGCGGTCAACAGTCACTCCTTGGAACGGCCGCGGCGAGCGACGGGGATCAGGGGCAGGAACGCTTGTTGCCAGCGGCGGTACGCGCGGACTCGGCCAGGTCGGCGAACTGGCCCGCGAGCCGGGCGATGACCTCGGGGCAGAGCTTGTAGTAGGTGAACCGTCCGCACGGCTCCGTCTCCACCACCCCGGCCTCGCGCAGCACCCTCAGATGGTTGGAGAGGTTGGTCTGCCTCGCACCGGTCTCCTCGATCAGATGGGTGGTGCAGAGCGTTTCCCGGGCGAGCAGGGTGACGATCCTCAGGCGGAGCGGGTCGGCCAGAACCCGCATCAGATCAGTGTCGACTGACGTCAGCATGGACTGATACTTTCACATCAGGCCAGACTGATACCAGTGCTCCACTTGAACCGCTTCGCGAAGGAAGAACCGATGTCCTCGACTCCGCTCGCCTCCGTGCTCTTCGTCTGTGTCCACAACGCAGGGCGTTCGCAGATGGCCGCCGGATTCCTCAACCACCTCGCGGGTGACCGGATCGAGGTCCGTTCCGCCGGCTCGATCCCGGGCGACCAGGTCAACCCTGCCGCGGTCGAGGCCATGCGGGAGGTCGGCGTCGACATCTCCGGCCAGAAACCGAAGATCCTCACCACCGAGGCCGTCCAGGCGTCCGACTACGTCATCACCATGGGCTGCGGCGACGCCTGCCCGATCTTCCCCGGCAAGCACTATCTCGACTGGGCCCTCGAAGACCCGGCCGGCAAGGGCGTCGAGTCGGTACGTCCCATCCGCGACGAGATCAAGACCCGCATCGAGGCCTTGATCGCCGAGATCGACACGAAGCACGAGGCGTGAAGCGCAAGGCGTGAGGCGTGAGGCGTGAGGCGTGAGGCGTGATCACGATGGCCGCGACGGAGAACGTACGCAAGGTCGTCATCGTCGGTGGCGCGCTGAACCCCCCTCCGGACGCCTGGCCGATCGGACCGGGAGCTTGGCCGGTCGGACCGGGAGCCTGGCCGGTCGGCCGACGCCCTGGCGTGAGGTCGCCGTCTAGCGTCGGTCGTGTCCGGCCACAGCAGCCCGAGGGGAATGTCGATGCACCAGCGACCGACGACCGGAGAACACACCGACGCCACCGCCATGGACGGGTCGGCCGCATTGGCCGGTGCGGCCACGGAGTTCGAGCTCGACGTCGTGGAACTGCTCGTGGAGGCACTGCGCGACGCGGTGAAGTTCGAGTCGCCGGCCGTGGGTACCGAGAACCTGCTGTCCGCGCTCGTGATGGGTGAGACGGACGCCGGTTCGGCGATGGCCCCCGGGATGCGGAAGGCCGGCTCGCTGAGCGGTCTGGTCGCGGGCCGGGCCGGGAGCGGTGGGGCGGCCTGGGCGAACGACGACGGATACGGCAGCACTCCGGTGGACGCCACCGACGAGGACGAGGCCGAGGTCACCGCCGCCTGGCGCGAGGCCCAGTGGCGTCTCGGGCTCAAGGCCGGCGAGTCGCGCGGCTCGCGCAAGGCGAAGGAACCGGCGAACGAGAGCGGCCGGTCGCTGCCAGGGATGACCGACGCGACGCGGATGTGCCTGCTGCTCGCGCTCGGGTCGGCCCGCGCCGAAGGGACGGTCGCGGTGCGCTGCCGGCACGTGGCACGAGCCCTGCTGAACCTGCCGGCGAGCCGCGCCCGGGAAGCACTGGTCGTGGAGAGGCTGGACCTGGCCGCCGCGGCCACGGCACTCGACGCACTGGACGCGAAGGCCTCGGCGGAGACCGAGGGACCGGAATCGCGTGGCGTGCTGCTTCTCCGCCGGGCCGGCACGCTGGGCAAGAGCGGCAACCGCCTGTCCCGCGCGATCACGTCGTGGACCGCCGGGTCGTCCATCTACGGCTCACCGGTGATGTTCGCGGTGAGCGTCGAGGCCGCACGGCAGGTGGCGCGGTACGGGCGCGGCAGGACGGAGCCCGTGGACCTCCTGCTGGGAATCCTGGCCCTGGACCGGGCCCTGGCCGTTGCCGGACGGTCTCTGCCCGAGGATCTGGCATCGGTCAGCACGGCCGCCGAACTCCTGCGCCGGCACGGCGTACGGCACGAGTCCCTGGCCCGTGCGGCGACCATCGACGCGCCCGTCGGTGGCCTCGACCAGACACAGCTCTCCGACTCCGCCCAGCAGGCCAGGGCGGTCGCGCAGCTCATCGCCGCCGAGCAGGGTTCGCCCACGGT is drawn from Streptomyces liliifuscus and contains these coding sequences:
- a CDS encoding ArsR/SmtB family transcription factor; the protein is MLTSVDTDLMRVLADPLRLRIVTLLARETLCTTHLIEETGARQTNLSNHLRVLREAGVVETEPCGRFTYYKLCPEVIARLAGQFADLAESARTAAGNKRSCP
- a CDS encoding arsenate reductase ArsC translates to MSSTPLASVLFVCVHNAGRSQMAAGFLNHLAGDRIEVRSAGSIPGDQVNPAAVEAMREVGVDISGQKPKILTTEAVQASDYVITMGCGDACPIFPGKHYLDWALEDPAGKGVESVRPIRDEIKTRIEALIAEIDTKHEA